The following coding sequences lie in one Spirosoma sp. KUDC1026 genomic window:
- a CDS encoding PepSY-associated TM helix domain-containing protein: MKLTVKSVLAQLHLWLGLASGLVVFIVALTGSLLVFEHELEPLIDSGFHAVSVPDHQRRVPIDQLVNTATQQVGKKEISRIIVEPGPDRTVVVEFRQSKKPKDILAVALDPYTGNVVDSRQEEDAFFSVVLRLHRYLCLGDTGKIITGLSCSAFLLIMVSGLVMWWPNRKNKAQRFRVKWDASFKRLNWDLHAVLGFYVLPFVFLIALTGLVWSYKWVNNLLFYALDGKPQQKREAPANLSRPGAHQGYPLENIYAQTNRQLPHSGKILITFPEKKDQAITVSKANDEAAISNIVDFLYFDARTTHLISQRLYDQETKGFKARRLIFPIHTGSLLGWPTKLIALVVALLTATLPVTGFLVWWGKRKKKPTPKHTRQRSGMSHVPPIRKPVLK, encoded by the coding sequence GTGAAACTAACTGTCAAATCTGTTCTGGCCCAGCTGCATTTGTGGCTGGGCCTGGCTTCTGGCCTGGTCGTTTTTATTGTGGCCCTAACCGGCTCGCTCCTCGTTTTCGAGCACGAGCTGGAGCCACTAATCGATTCCGGTTTTCATGCGGTATCGGTACCGGACCATCAGCGTCGGGTGCCTATCGATCAGTTAGTTAACACGGCTACGCAACAGGTCGGTAAGAAGGAAATCAGCCGGATCATTGTTGAGCCAGGTCCGGATCGAACCGTTGTCGTCGAGTTTCGCCAGAGTAAGAAACCAAAAGACATCCTGGCTGTGGCGCTTGATCCCTACACGGGAAACGTCGTTGATTCGCGGCAGGAAGAGGACGCCTTTTTCTCGGTGGTGTTGCGGCTGCACCGTTACCTGTGTCTGGGCGATACGGGTAAGATCATCACAGGCTTATCGTGCAGTGCATTCCTGCTTATTATGGTGTCGGGGCTGGTCATGTGGTGGCCAAATCGAAAAAATAAGGCGCAGCGGTTTCGGGTTAAATGGGATGCGTCTTTTAAGCGACTCAACTGGGATCTGCACGCCGTGCTGGGCTTTTACGTCCTTCCGTTCGTGTTTCTGATTGCCCTGACCGGGCTGGTCTGGAGTTACAAGTGGGTGAACAACCTACTGTTCTACGCGCTCGACGGGAAACCCCAGCAAAAACGGGAAGCACCGGCTAACCTATCCCGTCCCGGTGCGCATCAGGGGTATCCGCTGGAAAATATCTACGCGCAAACGAACCGCCAATTACCGCATTCGGGAAAGATCCTGATTACGTTTCCCGAAAAGAAAGATCAGGCAATCACGGTGTCCAAAGCGAACGACGAGGCTGCGATCAGTAACATTGTCGATTTCCTGTACTTCGACGCCCGGACGACTCACCTAATCAGTCAGCGGCTGTACGATCAGGAAACGAAGGGCTTTAAGGCTCGTCGGCTCATTTTTCCCATTCATACCGGTAGTCTGTTGGGCTGGCCAACGAAGCTCATTGCCCTAGTCGTTGCCCTGCTGACGGCTACGTTACCCGTCACCGGATTTTTGGTCTGGTGGGGAAAACGGAAAAAGAAGCCAACGCCGAAGCATACCCGTCAGCGCTCGGGAATGAGTCACGTGCCCCCAATTCGGAAACCGGTGCTGAAATAA
- a CDS encoding thiamine diphosphokinase translates to MSSHHVIREKQEPALLIANGEACQPELLGQLLEWSPTVVVLDSAIWRVLELGIKVDVLLGDFDRNLDLDTIRAQQYPLDVVHAPDQNKTDLHKGIEYLIERGYPAVNIVWATGRRADHTIANLTDIVRYKDQIRMVILDDYSKVFPLVGRFEKWYAAQTPISLIPVGTVEGVVTEGLTYNLHDESLTLGYRTSSSNEVAEDGFVRIAARTGDLLIMECWD, encoded by the coding sequence ATGTCCTCCCATCACGTTATTCGCGAGAAACAGGAACCGGCGTTGCTGATTGCCAATGGCGAAGCCTGCCAGCCGGAACTATTGGGGCAGTTGCTCGAATGGAGTCCAACGGTCGTCGTGCTCGACAGCGCTATATGGCGGGTACTTGAGCTGGGTATCAAAGTCGACGTACTGCTCGGTGATTTTGACCGGAATCTGGATTTAGATACGATCCGGGCGCAGCAATACCCGCTTGACGTCGTGCACGCACCCGATCAGAATAAGACCGATTTACACAAGGGCATCGAGTACCTGATTGAGCGCGGTTATCCAGCGGTAAATATTGTCTGGGCCACTGGCCGTCGGGCGGATCATACTATTGCGAACCTAACGGATATTGTCCGCTACAAGGATCAGATCCGTATGGTGATCCTGGATGATTACTCGAAAGTATTTCCGCTGGTTGGTCGGTTTGAGAAATGGTACGCGGCCCAAACGCCCATCTCCCTCATTCCGGTCGGGACCGTTGAAGGTGTGGTGACAGAAGGACTGACCTATAACCTGCACGACGAGAGCCTGACGCTTGGCTACCGAACGAGTAGCAGCAACGAAGTCGCGGAGGATGGGTTCGTCCGTATTGCAGCCAGAACCGGCGATCTGCTCATCATGGAATGCTGGGACTAG
- a CDS encoding NTP transferase domain-containing protein — MTKLNGLVLAGGRSTRMGEDKSQLNYHGKPQREHLTDLLRPYCTQVFWSVNTDQAAALAGTTQPLVVDAFDVPTPLNGILSALQHEPDAAWLVVACDMPLLTNRSLDALIDGRNPAKLATVFYDSDGRLPEPLLGIYEPAFWPVMQKAVAQGVQSPRTLLRMNDTQLLTVPDLRELTNSNDPAGRDAILTQTTAGDSRS; from the coding sequence GTGACTAAGCTCAATGGCCTGGTGCTGGCCGGAGGACGAAGTACGCGCATGGGAGAAGACAAATCGCAGTTGAATTACCACGGCAAACCCCAGCGTGAGCACCTGACCGATCTGTTACGTCCCTACTGCACGCAGGTGTTCTGGTCGGTCAACACCGATCAGGCCGCTGCTCTAGCGGGAACAACGCAGCCGCTCGTTGTCGACGCGTTTGACGTACCAACGCCCCTGAACGGAATTTTGTCGGCCTTACAGCACGAACCGGATGCCGCCTGGCTGGTGGTGGCCTGTGATATGCCCCTGCTGACAAATCGATCGCTGGATGCCCTGATCGACGGACGAAATCCGGCGAAGCTGGCTACCGTTTTTTATGATTCGGATGGCCGCTTACCCGAGCCGCTGCTGGGTATTTATGAACCCGCGTTCTGGCCGGTCATGCAGAAGGCTGTAGCACAGGGGGTGCAGTCTCCCCGGACGTTGTTACGTATGAACGACACACAACTTCTGACAGTGCCCGATCTGCGGGAATTGACGAATAGTAATGACCCCGCGGGGCGGGATGCTATTCTAACCCAAACAACGGCCGGGGATTCGCGTTCATAG
- a CDS encoding nucleoside deaminase: MNNQDEQFLRAAIELAREGMLTGQGGPFGAIIVRDGEIIGKGCNQVTSTNDPTAHAEIVAIRDACQTIGAFQLTGCTLYASCEPCPMCLGAIYWARPDRIVYGAYHSDAAGAGFDDQFIYEELDKSREHRHIPMQQLLRDEADAVFKEWIILENKVHY, translated from the coding sequence ATGAATAATCAGGACGAACAGTTTTTGCGCGCAGCCATCGAACTGGCCCGTGAGGGGATGCTGACCGGACAGGGTGGTCCATTTGGGGCTATCATTGTCCGAGATGGTGAAATAATTGGAAAAGGGTGCAACCAGGTGACGTCGACCAATGACCCAACGGCGCACGCGGAAATAGTCGCCATCCGGGATGCCTGCCAGACGATCGGCGCCTTTCAGCTGACGGGTTGTACCCTGTATGCGTCCTGCGAGCCTTGCCCCATGTGTCTGGGGGCCATCTACTGGGCGCGTCCCGACCGGATCGTATACGGCGCTTACCACTCCGACGCGGCCGGTGCCGGTTTCGATGATCAGTTCATTTACGAAGAACTCGACAAATCCCGTGAGCATCGCCACATTCCCATGCAGCAGCTCCTGCGCGACGAAGCCGACGCGGTCTTTAAGGAGTGGATCATTTTAGAAAATAAGGTTCATTATTAA
- a CDS encoding molybdopterin molybdotransferase MoeA translates to MLPVADAFALTQQHLLTLPAETVSIDEADGRVLREAVLADRDFPPFDRVAMDGIAIRYADYQNGQRTFRVSGTQFAGQPQQTLSDENTCLEVMTGSMLPQGADTIIRYEDVTIADGQATITIEDVTKGQHLHFRATDRRAGDTLLPVGTRLGPAELAVAASVGQATLTVTTQPRVALISTGDELVDVADTPLPYQIRRSNTYMLRAALASLGIHATLHHIVDNETTMTDRLAALLADNDVLVLSGGVSAGKADFVPSVLARLGVQQQFHQIKQRPGKPLLFGTTADKTVAVKAVAAKAVFGLPGNPVSTVLCAYRYVLPYLKACLGIPTPPVRYAQLAQSVTFQPPVTYFVPVWLESASDGRLLAHPLPGSGSADFANLLDADAFMELPASQSSFEQGTAFPIWSTRG, encoded by the coding sequence ATGCTTCCCGTTGCCGATGCCTTTGCCCTAACCCAACAGCACTTGCTCACCTTACCCGCCGAGACCGTTTCTATTGACGAAGCGGACGGCCGTGTCCTGCGTGAAGCGGTACTGGCGGATCGCGATTTTCCGCCCTTTGATCGGGTAGCAATGGATGGCATTGCTATTCGTTACGCAGATTATCAAAACGGACAGCGTACATTTCGGGTTTCAGGCACTCAGTTTGCGGGGCAGCCACAGCAAACGCTATCTGATGAAAACACGTGCCTGGAAGTCATGACGGGCTCGATGCTGCCGCAGGGAGCCGATACCATTATCCGTTACGAAGACGTAACAATAGCCGACGGGCAGGCAACAATTACTATCGAGGACGTAACAAAGGGCCAGCATCTGCATTTTCGGGCTACCGACCGCCGGGCCGGTGATACGTTATTGCCAGTTGGAACCCGGTTAGGTCCTGCCGAACTGGCCGTAGCCGCATCCGTTGGCCAGGCGACACTCACGGTAACCACTCAGCCCCGCGTAGCGCTGATTTCCACGGGAGACGAATTGGTTGACGTTGCCGACACACCCCTGCCCTACCAGATTCGTCGGTCGAATACGTACATGCTTCGGGCGGCTCTGGCTTCGCTGGGCATACACGCTACGTTGCATCATATCGTTGACAATGAAACAACCATGACCGATCGACTGGCTGCCCTGCTGGCCGACAACGACGTCTTGGTTTTGAGCGGGGGTGTTTCGGCCGGGAAAGCCGATTTTGTACCCAGTGTACTAGCCCGGCTGGGCGTTCAGCAGCAGTTTCACCAGATCAAGCAGCGCCCTGGCAAACCACTCTTGTTTGGTACTACAGCCGACAAAACGGTGGCCGTCAAAGCGGTGGCCGCCAAAGCGGTTTTTGGTTTACCGGGTAACCCCGTATCGACGGTACTGTGTGCGTACCGATACGTACTGCCTTATCTGAAAGCCTGCCTGGGAATTCCGACACCGCCAGTGCGATACGCCCAATTGGCCCAGTCCGTTACGTTCCAGCCGCCGGTCACGTATTTTGTTCCCGTGTGGCTCGAATCGGCATCTGATGGTCGGTTGCTGGCGCATCCGTTACCTGGCTCCGGCTCGGCTGACTTTGCGAACCTGCTCGACGCCGATGCATTCATGGAGCTACCCGCCAGCCAGTCCTCCTTCGAGCAGGGTACCGCTTTCCCGATCTGGTCAACGCGGGGCTAA
- a CDS encoding DUF6992 family protein, whose amino-acid sequence MNRLRQLALAAGSVLLGASASAQRVTPSPELQRFSEQRIRHQKTLGLALGGYALANIAVGAIGAGQTTGETKYFHRMNVYWNLVNLGIAGVGLLGSRRQNAGGETLSQAVRQHENMKQVLLLNAGLDVAYLAGGAYLMERAKTHADKADQLRGYGKSVLIQGGFLLAFDLVNYLIFKNRGDKQEQQLLEVTPSGVGIVLPIK is encoded by the coding sequence ATGAACAGACTTCGACAACTGGCACTGGCGGCCGGATCGGTTTTACTGGGGGCATCCGCTTCGGCGCAGCGCGTAACACCCAGCCCGGAATTGCAGCGCTTTAGTGAGCAGCGCATCCGCCATCAAAAAACGCTGGGGCTGGCGCTGGGGGGCTATGCCCTGGCGAACATTGCCGTTGGTGCCATTGGCGCCGGGCAGACCACGGGCGAGACAAAATACTTCCACCGGATGAACGTCTACTGGAATCTGGTGAACCTGGGTATTGCCGGCGTCGGTTTGCTGGGGTCACGCAGGCAGAATGCCGGCGGTGAAACGCTGAGTCAGGCTGTCCGGCAGCACGAAAACATGAAGCAGGTGCTGTTGCTCAACGCTGGCCTGGACGTAGCCTATCTGGCCGGCGGGGCTTACCTGATGGAGCGCGCTAAAACTCATGCCGACAAAGCCGATCAACTGCGTGGTTACGGTAAGTCGGTACTGATACAGGGCGGTTTCTTACTGGCGTTTGATCTGGTGAACTACCTTATTTTCAAAAACCGGGGCGACAAACAGGAACAGCAGCTCCTGGAGGTGACGCCGTCGGGAGTGGGCATTGTGCTGCCGATTAAATGA
- the moaC gene encoding cyclic pyranopterin monophosphate synthase MoaC: protein MNTLSHITPDGNPGMVDVGAKIVSRRTARARSLVTLGPDIMQHLTGTDIQTKKGPVFQTAIIAGTMAAKRTDDLIPLCHSLGLDNCTITITTEDDEAVIDCTVSTEGKTGVEMEALVGASVAALTIYDMCKALSHDIVIRETKLMEKTGGKRDFKRD from the coding sequence ATGAATACCTTATCGCATATTACGCCCGACGGAAATCCCGGCATGGTCGACGTTGGTGCTAAAATTGTTTCCCGCCGGACGGCCCGTGCCCGATCGCTGGTGACGCTTGGCCCCGACATTATGCAGCACCTGACCGGCACTGATATTCAGACGAAAAAAGGCCCCGTCTTTCAAACCGCGATCATTGCCGGTACGATGGCCGCCAAACGAACCGACGACCTGATTCCGCTTTGTCATTCGCTGGGCCTGGATAACTGTACCATCACCATCACTACCGAAGATGATGAGGCTGTGATCGACTGCACCGTTTCGACCGAAGGTAAAACGGGCGTGGAGATGGAAGCGCTGGTGGGGGCATCGGTTGCTGCGTTGACGATCTACGACATGTGCAAAGCCCTCTCGCACGACATCGTGATCCGGGAAACGAAACTGATGGAGAAAACCGGCGGCAAACGAGATTTCAAACGTGACTAA
- a CDS encoding acyltransferase family protein: MTLPTFYTTPWETQYVPALTGLRALAAYSVFLHHYNPAPTGTFAYYLFQQGYIGVTVFFVLSGFLMYHRYAGSYVNGQGWSWRAYLQQRFARLMPLYLFLLVAMIGGQYVAGKPMDLPKQVLNLTLLKGFFNESKFSGIAQSWSLTVEWTFYLLAPWLFTALHRWGLIRLTVILLSVGLLLWATVGQSAGHGLFATLPFVLFYTFFGRAFEFLIGMQLARNWRSNQIATSKYALAISLILISSCVVWQACVYTVFADNSARLLSEFVTYNLLLPVGIVSLLLSLLRENSIFSRVLASPVFQALGRSSYAFYLIHVGVVSRALLRTGLFANTWLLFGALVLLAHGLYSWIERPLHRWLALNQLQASPSIP, translated from the coding sequence ATGACCCTACCGACTTTTTATACAACGCCGTGGGAAACCCAGTACGTGCCGGCTTTAACCGGACTGCGGGCGCTAGCGGCTTACAGCGTCTTTTTACACCACTATAATCCGGCCCCGACCGGTACGTTCGCGTATTATCTCTTCCAGCAGGGCTACATTGGCGTTACTGTCTTTTTTGTGCTGAGTGGCTTTCTGATGTATCACCGCTACGCCGGGTCGTACGTAAACGGGCAAGGCTGGTCCTGGCGTGCATATCTGCAACAGCGCTTCGCCCGGCTCATGCCGCTTTACTTATTCCTGCTGGTGGCTATGATCGGGGGACAGTATGTGGCAGGGAAGCCAATGGATTTGCCGAAACAAGTACTGAATCTGACGCTCTTGAAGGGATTTTTCAACGAGAGTAAATTCAGCGGCATCGCCCAGAGCTGGAGTTTGACGGTTGAGTGGACGTTCTATTTGCTGGCCCCCTGGCTGTTCACTGCCCTGCATCGCTGGGGACTTATTCGGCTTACCGTTATCCTGCTGAGCGTGGGGCTGTTGCTGTGGGCAACAGTAGGTCAGTCAGCCGGTCACGGCTTATTTGCTACGTTACCTTTTGTCCTGTTTTATACGTTTTTCGGGCGAGCGTTCGAGTTTCTGATCGGTATGCAGCTGGCCCGGAACTGGCGCTCGAATCAGATAGCAACCAGTAAGTACGCCCTGGCGATCAGCTTAATTCTGATTAGTAGTTGCGTTGTCTGGCAGGCGTGTGTTTACACCGTTTTTGCGGACAATTCGGCCAGGCTCTTAAGCGAGTTCGTTACGTATAATCTCCTGCTGCCCGTAGGTATTGTGTCTCTACTGCTAAGCTTGTTGCGGGAGAACTCTATTTTTTCGCGAGTACTGGCAAGTCCGGTTTTTCAGGCACTGGGTCGCAGTTCGTACGCTTTCTACCTAATTCATGTTGGCGTGGTCAGTCGGGCACTACTCCGGACGGGGCTTTTCGCCAACACCTGGCTACTGTTCGGCGCGTTAGTCCTCCTGGCACACGGCTTGTACAGCTGGATTGAGCGACCGCTGCACCGCTGGTTAGCGCTCAACCAGCTTCAGGCTAGTCCCAGCATTCCATGA
- a CDS encoding TonB-dependent receptor, whose protein sequence is MLVSLCSLAQTGGIKGHVTNETEDPLESIHISIKGTTRGAMTNASGEFFLSGLAAEKYQLVVSGVGYQAIERSATVTDNAILTLELTLRETAQQLQTVEIIGRRETTYKNDQSFIASKTATPLKEVPQAVAYVTKELIRDQAAFTVGDVVKNMSGVNQFTFYDDLTIRGFRMNGGSTTQLFNGLRTFSGFWKQPPVNYLERVEVVKGAASALYGNTSPGGTINRVTKKPLTTPQKSLQFTTGSFNTLRALADFTGPMNEEKTLLYRINVGYVNAQSFRNLQFDKNIVIAPSVSFLPTSRTRINFDLVYNKSNSRLDRGQSVAGNDLYSSSIATSLNAINDYLNEETYLITTSFNHQLGNNTAINLAYLRTGYTENLLEHRSSNVNAIDSAGRAIDNLVARQVFVRQTKSFMDNVSLFLNHNFATGRVEHKFVAGYDYIQSSTPKGSGQQTANGYLLKAGGATAYNPKTPERYVFYNYTAPNGIVRSIPKPNVPSYDLALQNNQLEDPTKYTYNVVANASTTPVMYQLHGLYLQEQAKFDRLQLLLGLRYDTYVDKKGYTTNNETNVIQHALLPRIGAVYTLTNNVNIYGTYTKGYNPQDATVQSDPLSGGPFDPIESSLTEAGLKTEWFNGRLTANLAVYNIIQRNTLYSANAADNPNLMRQIGQEQAKGVEVDATGSILPNWNIIVAYSYNDAKITDGGVRAADQVLVNLQKPNAPKQQGSFWTKYTFVSPMLNGLGLGLGGNFVTERNLSLNNAQTIPGYTLLNAAVYYKIDKFQFQVNLNNLANKTYWVGGYDYLRLFPGAPRNFMATVSYVF, encoded by the coding sequence ATGTTGGTCAGTTTGTGCTCGTTGGCGCAGACTGGAGGAATAAAAGGACACGTAACGAACGAGACTGAGGACCCGCTTGAGTCCATCCACATTTCAATAAAAGGAACCACTCGGGGGGCCATGACGAATGCTTCCGGCGAGTTCTTTCTGTCGGGCTTAGCGGCCGAAAAATATCAGCTTGTTGTGTCGGGCGTGGGCTACCAGGCAATCGAGCGTTCCGCTACCGTAACGGATAATGCTATACTGACCCTGGAACTGACCTTACGGGAGACCGCCCAGCAGCTCCAGACCGTTGAGATTATTGGCCGGCGCGAAACGACCTACAAGAATGATCAGTCATTCATTGCCAGCAAGACTGCAACGCCATTGAAGGAAGTACCCCAGGCGGTTGCCTACGTAACGAAAGAGCTGATTCGCGACCAAGCGGCCTTTACGGTCGGCGACGTGGTCAAGAATATGAGCGGGGTCAACCAATTTACGTTTTACGACGATCTGACCATCCGGGGATTCCGGATGAACGGCGGCAGCACAACGCAGTTGTTCAACGGATTACGCACGTTTTCGGGCTTCTGGAAGCAGCCGCCCGTCAATTACCTGGAACGGGTTGAAGTGGTGAAAGGAGCCGCTTCGGCGCTGTACGGGAACACTTCGCCGGGAGGGACCATCAACCGGGTAACGAAGAAACCGTTGACAACCCCGCAAAAATCACTGCAGTTTACGACGGGGAGCTTCAATACGTTGCGGGCGCTGGCAGATTTCACCGGACCGATGAACGAAGAAAAAACCTTGCTTTACCGCATCAACGTGGGCTACGTCAACGCGCAGTCATTCCGGAACCTACAGTTTGACAAGAATATCGTCATTGCCCCTTCGGTGTCGTTCCTGCCGACCAGCCGCACGCGGATCAACTTCGACCTTGTCTATAACAAGTCGAACAGTCGACTCGACCGGGGCCAGTCGGTTGCTGGTAATGACCTGTACTCTAGCTCAATTGCTACGTCGCTCAACGCTATCAACGACTACCTGAACGAAGAAACCTACTTGATTACGACTTCCTTCAACCATCAGTTAGGCAACAACACGGCGATTAACCTGGCTTATCTGCGTACGGGCTACACCGAAAATCTGCTCGAACACCGGAGCAGCAATGTCAACGCGATTGATTCGGCCGGACGGGCTATCGATAATCTGGTTGCCCGGCAGGTGTTTGTCCGGCAGACCAAGTCATTCATGGATAATGTGTCTCTGTTCCTGAATCATAATTTTGCGACGGGGCGGGTGGAACACAAATTCGTGGCGGGCTACGACTACATCCAGTCGTCGACTCCCAAAGGATCGGGACAGCAAACGGCCAATGGGTATTTGCTCAAAGCGGGCGGAGCCACTGCGTATAACCCCAAAACCCCCGAACGATACGTATTCTACAATTACACCGCGCCAAATGGGATAGTACGCAGCATTCCCAAGCCCAACGTACCGTCTTACGACCTAGCCCTTCAGAACAACCAGCTGGAAGACCCGACGAAGTACACGTATAACGTTGTCGCGAACGCGTCTACCACGCCGGTGATGTATCAGTTGCATGGACTCTACCTACAGGAGCAGGCTAAATTCGATCGATTGCAGCTGCTGCTTGGCCTGCGGTACGACACCTACGTTGACAAGAAGGGCTACACCACCAACAATGAAACAAACGTCATTCAACACGCGCTACTGCCCCGGATTGGCGCGGTCTATACGCTGACGAACAACGTCAACATCTACGGTACCTATACCAAAGGATATAACCCGCAGGATGCGACGGTGCAGAGCGATCCCCTGTCGGGAGGCCCCTTTGACCCCATCGAGAGCAGCCTGACCGAAGCTGGTTTGAAAACGGAGTGGTTCAACGGTCGGCTGACCGCCAATTTAGCTGTGTACAACATCATTCAGCGCAACACGCTTTATTCAGCGAATGCCGCCGATAATCCAAACCTGATGCGGCAGATCGGGCAGGAACAGGCGAAAGGTGTGGAAGTGGACGCTACGGGTAGCATCCTGCCAAACTGGAACATCATTGTTGCGTACAGTTACAATGACGCGAAAATCACGGATGGGGGAGTCCGGGCCGCCGATCAGGTATTGGTTAACCTGCAAAAACCCAACGCGCCTAAGCAGCAGGGGAGCTTCTGGACAAAGTATACCTTCGTTTCGCCGATGCTCAATGGATTAGGCCTTGGCCTGGGGGGCAACTTTGTGACAGAACGTAACCTGTCGCTCAACAACGCGCAGACGATTCCGGGCTATACGCTCCTCAACGCGGCTGTATATTATAAAATTGATAAGTTTCAGTTCCAGGTTAACCTTAACAACCTGGCAAACAAGACGTATTGGGTAGGCGGCTACGATTATCTGCGGTTGTTTCCGGGCGCCCCCCGAAACTTCATGGCAACCGTCTCCTACGTGTTTTAA
- a CDS encoding nucleotidyltransferase domain-containing protein — protein MQAVLQPFQTVIDQAIHIIQQDAEAIGLAAGGSWISGDIDAYSDLDLVLVTTNPVAPDLESMRAWAARIGTMLASFRGDHVGEPRLLIALYADPLLHVDIKFLTLAEFYHRVEDPVILWERDQQLSAVLSQSMASYPTFDYQGMEDRFWIWIHYALLKVGRGEYFEALDFIAFVRNVVIGPLLHLKNGNLPRGVRRVETTISANDLANLKKTVAMPERNSLLASLVEVIRLYVGLRDQLAPPTLQKNNAAKEAINEYFAVIQTTAITEVNE, from the coding sequence ATGCAGGCAGTTTTACAACCCTTTCAGACAGTCATCGATCAGGCCATTCATATCATTCAACAGGACGCGGAAGCGATTGGACTGGCGGCTGGTGGTTCCTGGATATCAGGTGACATCGACGCCTACTCAGACCTTGATCTGGTGCTGGTTACTACTAACCCCGTTGCTCCTGACCTCGAGTCGATGCGAGCCTGGGCAGCCCGCATAGGAACCATGCTGGCGTCGTTTCGGGGCGATCACGTGGGCGAACCTCGTTTGTTGATTGCCCTCTACGCTGATCCCCTGCTGCACGTCGATATCAAATTTCTGACGCTGGCCGAGTTTTACCACCGGGTTGAAGATCCGGTCATTCTCTGGGAGCGTGATCAACAGCTGAGTGCTGTCCTGAGTCAGTCGATGGCTTCATACCCGACCTTTGATTATCAGGGTATGGAAGATCGTTTCTGGATCTGGATACACTACGCGCTGCTCAAAGTTGGGCGGGGGGAGTATTTTGAAGCGCTGGATTTCATTGCCTTCGTGCGAAATGTGGTAATTGGTCCGCTGCTGCACCTGAAAAACGGAAACCTGCCGCGGGGAGTACGACGGGTAGAGACGACAATTAGTGCCAACGACCTGGCCAATCTTAAAAAAACGGTAGCCATGCCAGAACGTAACTCATTGCTAGCCAGTCTAGTCGAGGTGATCCGGCTATACGTAGGCTTGCGAGACCAGCTTGCTCCTCCTACTTTGCAGAAAAACAACGCGGCTAAGGAAGCCATTAACGAATACTTTGCTGTCATTCAGACAACAGCAATAACGGAAGTGAATGAATAA